The following are encoded in a window of Rhizobium sp. 11515TR genomic DNA:
- a CDS encoding GNAT family N-acetyltransferase yields MTHIPTLTTDRLLLRGHTLDDFGEFLELWKQKEIVRFIGGEMPTREQVWARLLRYAGLWHHLGFGFLAVEERQSGRLIGEVGFLDLHRDMTPMTEGTLEAGWAITPPMQGKGYATEAMSAAIAWADRLFAGRRMTCIVDFENLPSIRVAEKIGFRRIGELVLKDRSNVLFER; encoded by the coding sequence ATGACCCATATTCCGACACTGACGACCGACCGGCTTCTGTTGCGCGGCCACACGCTTGATGATTTCGGCGAATTCCTCGAGCTCTGGAAACAGAAGGAGATCGTCCGCTTCATCGGTGGCGAGATGCCGACACGCGAGCAGGTTTGGGCCCGCCTGCTGCGCTATGCCGGCCTATGGCATCATCTCGGCTTCGGTTTCTTGGCCGTCGAGGAACGCCAAAGCGGCCGGCTGATCGGCGAAGTGGGATTTCTGGATCTGCATCGCGACATGACGCCGATGACGGAAGGCACGCTGGAAGCCGGCTGGGCCATTACGCCGCCGATGCAGGGCAAGGGCTATGCGACGGAAGCCATGAGCGCCGCGATCGCCTGGGCAGACAGACTGTTCGCAGGCCGTCGCATGACCTGCATCGTGGATTTCGAGAACCTGCCGTCGATACGGGTTGCCGAAAAGATCGGCTTCCGCCGTATCGGCGAACTCGTGCTCAAGGACAGGTCCAACGTCCTATTCGAACGTTAG